A region from the Streptosporangium sp. NBC_01756 genome encodes:
- a CDS encoding HAD family hydrolase produces MIFDTDGVITDTARVHATAWKRVFDTFLRERAERSGERFRPFDMGEDYLRHVDGKSRTDGVLDFLASRGIAADPGTVAELAARKDASFLAEIHEHGVAPFPATAELARELRRRGVRTAAVSASRNCAEVLRAAGVTDLFDLRVDGVDAARLGLAGKPDPALFLQAARQFAVKPGEAAVVEDSLAGVQAARAGCFGVVIGVDRYRNGESLRAAGADLVVADLAQLHLHGRRREPLAPYL; encoded by the coding sequence ATGATCTTTGACACCGATGGGGTCATCACCGACACGGCCAGAGTGCACGCCACCGCGTGGAAACGGGTGTTCGACACCTTCCTGCGTGAGCGCGCCGAGCGGTCCGGCGAGCGGTTCCGGCCGTTCGACATGGGCGAGGACTACCTGCGTCACGTCGACGGAAAGTCCCGGACCGACGGTGTCCTCGACTTCCTCGCCTCCCGCGGCATCGCGGCGGACCCGGGCACGGTGGCCGAACTGGCCGCACGCAAGGACGCCTCCTTCCTGGCGGAGATCCACGAGCACGGCGTGGCCCCCTTCCCTGCGACCGCCGAACTGGCACGCGAGCTACGCCGTCGCGGCGTGCGTACGGCCGCCGTCTCAGCCAGCCGTAACTGCGCCGAGGTGCTTCGCGCGGCCGGAGTCACCGATCTGTTCGACCTCCGGGTCGACGGCGTGGACGCCGCCCGGCTGGGACTGGCGGGAAAACCCGATCCGGCGCTGTTCCTGCAGGCGGCTCGGCAATTCGCCGTCAAACCAGGCGAGGCGGCGGTGGTGGAGGACTCCCTCGCGGGGGTGCAAGCGGCCAGGGCGGGTTGCTTCGGCGTCGTCATCGGCGTCGACCGGTACAGGAACGGAGAGTCTCTGCGGGCCGCCGGCGCCGATCTCGTCGTCGCCGATCTGGCCCAACTACACCTCCACGGGAGAAGACGTGAACCCCTGGCTCCTTACCTATGA
- a CDS encoding universal stress protein, whose protein sequence is MGSGGVMTESIAVGTDGSAAATAALVWAVDDAIRRGLPLRIVHVVDRWPYDVAELPAPDRPDHLSRRGEQVLAEAVAASAERGPGVCVTAELIEGAPVKVLGEQAGSVVELVIGNRGLGGFAGSPLGSVPIRVAGHVPGAVVVVRPGAGQTHGEVVVGIDGSAECQPALSFAFEQAVLRGCPLRAVYGWQAPVHAFTPEAGRDMDEVRQEQRRMVADRLTGWKEEFPTVKVVQDVTCAHPVPTLVAASARADLLVVGSRGLGAVGSVLLGSVSRGVLHHAHCPVAVVR, encoded by the coding sequence ATGGGCAGCGGGGGAGTCATGACTGAATCGATCGCCGTTGGAACGGACGGCTCAGCCGCCGCGACCGCAGCCCTGGTCTGGGCGGTCGATGACGCCATCCGCAGGGGTCTGCCCTTGCGGATCGTTCACGTCGTGGACCGCTGGCCGTACGACGTCGCTGAACTTCCCGCGCCGGATCGGCCCGACCACTTGTCGCGCCGGGGTGAGCAGGTGCTCGCTGAGGCGGTCGCGGCATCCGCAGAGCGCGGGCCGGGCGTCTGTGTGACCGCCGAGCTGATCGAAGGGGCGCCGGTCAAGGTCCTGGGCGAGCAGGCCGGGTCGGTCGTCGAGTTGGTGATCGGCAATCGCGGCCTGGGTGGCTTCGCCGGGTCACCGCTTGGTTCGGTCCCTATCCGCGTGGCGGGTCACGTGCCCGGTGCCGTGGTGGTCGTACGGCCGGGTGCCGGACAGACGCACGGTGAAGTGGTCGTGGGCATCGACGGTTCCGCCGAATGCCAACCTGCTCTGAGCTTCGCCTTTGAACAGGCGGTACTGCGCGGATGCCCGTTGCGGGCGGTCTACGGTTGGCAAGCACCGGTTCATGCGTTCACACCTGAGGCCGGCCGCGACATGGACGAGGTCAGGCAGGAGCAACGCCGGATGGTCGCGGACCGGCTCACCGGTTGGAAAGAGGAATTCCCTACGGTCAAAGTCGTGCAAGACGTGACGTGTGCGCACCCGGTGCCGACTCTCGTGGCCGCCTCGGCACGAGCCGACCTGCTCGTCGTGGGTTCCCGCGGCCTCGGTGCCGTCGGATCGGTCCTTTTGGGCTCGGTCAGCCGCGGGGTGCTCCACCACGCTCACTGCCCCGTCGCAGTCGTCAGATGA